Proteins from a genomic interval of Danio rerio strain Tuebingen ecotype United States chromosome 4, GRCz12tu, whole genome shotgun sequence:
- the LOC141381646 gene encoding uncharacterized protein isoform X1 translates to MTGCGFTLQNFLEWWKEKSPRQTPFFTAPFFFWRPVGVWRYSLRCPRSDCPARTNQKAFLYRCGYSSTVRQICHMSGWYSMLTEVLACDACRKAAKESEEHTIGRFLSWDQCILNQLSPAHRAVFPAVLTLRRGVDKQVIRLMRDRTEGNTMVKVWRQVQESHCEDYLQRKDLYTTLLSQYNKPGKITRSLCQQFQRPTARREPPSARLMRKAFLISEADNIEDYRTQIMSTFGQVLKYDSTKKICKKLSGDGKGTAEWCTNVANEQGQILISVLTCEESLEKMRPMAEGLMERYRRADEAPPELMYVDRGCCRVHAVSSVEQLFSDWTDRGMLVWLDIFHWIHRFDAALRTDHHPKYALFKSALSAAVFAYNKDDMALLVQAIRAGHPTNYASLTDSQIIELRVSKYDLSHYVRRITVGAQETCARVQCAIDLLKGAAGMDENQVHLFKDSAAIDHVWENQQKHLECIQDPPGRNMYTITKYVTRNGVRLARYSTVRGSNSLEGFHSFLPDMIPGPHCAAVPFQVYLLAGIARWNSNRESASVQGRKGRKHMVYMSPLVHRLNQRCQELFGEVEEANYRPPVPAGDERIGLEYLFSQSSEPFSAPDHYAQTRETLQADEDEDEDVPAGVAEEEEELQEEDDDVGYSSDRERDSLTPLRNRLCLTDQAVAAEFDPCVEDVCGPNHLPGYQHVEDLCKVLVEIALEEGKFALNESTGQKVISAWNKLDLHDRSIQQFNSLYSARWGNALFGCTSGDPTEASLVQKLKFSKRYSAAHLVDSRKNRLMYCLVKQLWLHPGVGGKAKGSPLKQQITKLYQRVQQRVTVDDDQLSKLGIPILKRNSKCVSEFMRRQEALSATNVTDQGLSVLRRQQSVSSTSQPPAEELPEERPHTSRPAVQYPITTSLAGTRKLKQRLPQILPVPPSALAQPVPAPAHSMPAGLRHTHTPLTAPPAVSLPHASTPLLLPSRSTVYKRKKAELSDSGHPTSVKVYICALCGQPTQGHKKYRKKSYCESSKASTSTNLAGQTFDCFEDFKRAVDVLLGSQSQASESV, encoded by the exons ATGACCGGATGTGGTTTCACCCTCCAGAATTTCCTGGAGTGGTGGAAGGAAAAGTCCCCTCGGCAGACTCCTTTTTTCACAGCTCCGTTTTTTTTCTGGAGACCAGTTGGTGTGTGGCGTTACAGTCTTCGGTGCCCAAGGTCTGACTGCCCAGCACGCACCAATCAGAAGGCTTTTCTCTACCGTTGTGGGTATTCATCCACGGTAAGACAGATCTGCCACATGTCTGGCTGGTACTCCATGCTGACTGAGGTCCTGGCATGCGACGCCTGTAGAAAGGCTGCAAAGGAGTCGGAAGAGCATACTATTGGTCGTTTCCTGTCATGGGATCAGTGCATCCTTAATCAGCTCAGTCCAGCTCACAGAGCGGTGTTTCCTGCTGTCTTGACGCTACG GCGTGGCGTGGACAAGCAGGTGATCCGCCTGATGAGGGATCGCACTGAGGGAAACACCATGGTGAAAGTTTGGAGACAGGTGCAGGAGAGCCACTGCGAGGACTATCTGCAGAGAAAGGACTTGTACACCACTCTTCTCAGCCAGTACAACAAACCTGGGAAGATCACTC GGAGTTTGTGCCAGCAGTTCCAGCGACCAACAGCACGGAGAGAGCCGCCATCTGCCAGACTGATGAGAAAGGCGTTCCTTATCTCAGAGGCAGATAACATCGAGGACTACCGTACTCAGATTATGTCCACATTTGGGCAAGTCCTGAAGTACGACTCCACCAAGAAG ATCTGCAAGAAACTCTCCGGCGATGGAAAAGGCACTGCAGAGTGGTGTACCAATGTGGCCAACGAGCAGGGGCAGATCCTCATATCTGTTCTCACCTGTGAGGAGTCATTGGAGAAGATGAGGCCGATGGCTGAAGGCCTCATGGAGAGGTACAGGAGAGCTGACGAGGCACCGCCCGAGCTCATGTATGTGGATCGTGGCTGCTGTCGCGTCCACGCCGTGTCCTCGGTTGAGCAGCTCTTCAGTGACTGGACGGACAGAGGCATGCTGGTATGGCTGGACATCTTTCATTGGATCCATCGATTCGATGCAGCCCTACGGACAGATCATCATCCAAAGTATGCCCTGTTCAAGTCTGCCCTCTCTGCTGCCGTCTTTGCCTACAACAAAGACGACATGGCTCTTCTGGTACAGGCGATACGTGCCGGTCACCCAACCAACTATGCCTCCCTGACTGACAGCCAGATCATCGAGCTGCGTGTCAGTAAATATGACCTCAGCCATTACGTCAGGAGGATCACAGTTGGTGCACAGGAAACATGTGCGCGCGTGCAGTGCGCCATTGATCTCCTGAAGGGAGCCGCAGGGATGGATGAGAATCAGGTGCATCTGTTTAAGGACTCTGCAGCCATCGACCACGTCTGGGAGAACCAGCAGAAGCACCTTGAATGCATCCAGGATCCACCAGGGAGGAACATGTACACCATCACCAAGTATGTGACCCGTAACGGTGTTCGTCTTGCGCGGTACAGTACGGTGAGAGGAAGCAACAGTCTGGAGGGCTTTCATTCCTTTCTGCCTGACATGATACCGGGACCCCACTGTGCTGCCGTACCGTTTCAAGTCTATCTGTTGGCTGGCATCGCACGCTGGAACTCTAACAGGGAGTCAGCCAGCGTCCAAGGGCGGAAAGGGAGGAAACATATGGTGTACATGTCTCCTCTGGTCCATCGCCTAAACCAAAGGTGCCAGGAGCTATTTGGGGAGGTGGAGGAGGCAAACTACAGGCCTCCGGTTCCTGCTGGTGATGAGCGCATTGGTCTGGAGTACCTGTTTTCCCAGTCCTCAGAGCCCTTCAGTGCTCCTGATCATTATGCTCAGACTAGAGAGACACTTCAGGCAGATGAGGATGAGGACGAAGATGTTCCTGCTGGGGTggcagaggaagaggaagagctgCAGGAGGAAGATGATGATGTGGGCTACTCCTCAGACCGCGAGAGGGACAGCCTGACTCCTCTGAGGAACCGTCTGTGCCTCACCGATCAGGCAGTGGCTGCTGAATTTGACCCCTGTGTGGAGGACGTGTGCGGTCCCAATCATCTGCCTGGGTACCAGCATGTAGAGGATCTGTGTAAAGTCCTTGTTGAGATCGCCCTGGAGGAAGGAAAATTTGCCTTAAATGAGTCGACCGGGCAAAAGGTCATCAGCGCCTGGAACAAGCTTGACCTCCATGACCGCAGCATCCAACAATTCAACAGCCTCTACTCTGCACGCTGGGGCAATGCTCTGTTTGGCTGCACCAGTGGAGATCCGACTGAGGCGTCCCTGGTGCAGAAGCTCAAGTTCAGCAAGCGGTACTCAGCCGCACACTTGGTGGACTCCAGAAAGAACCGGCTGATGTACTGCCTGGTCAAACAGCTGTGGCTTCATCCTGGTGTTGGAGGAAAAGCTAAAGGGTCACCGCTGAAACAGCAGATCACTAAACTGTACCAGCGTGTGCAGCAGAGAGTGACGGTGGACGATGATCAGCTCAGCAAACTCGGGATTCCCATCCTGAAAAGAAATTCAAAGTGCGTGAGCGAGTTCATGAGGAGGCAGGAGGCACTGTCAGCCACAAACGTCACCGACCAGGGTCTGTCTGTCCTCCGTCGTCAACAGAGCGTCTCCAGCACCAGCCAGCCCCCCGCTGAGGAGCTTCCAGAGGAAAGACCCCATACCAGCCGGCCTGCAGTGCAGTATCCCATCACCACTTCTCTGGCCGGCACCCGAAAGTTGAAGCAAAGGCTCCCGCAAATCTTACCTGTCCCTCCCTCTGCTCTTGCTCAACCAGTTCCTGCGCCGGCCCATTCGATGCCCGCAGGACTccggcacacacacactccgctgACTGCACCTCCCGCTGTTTCCTTGCCGCATGCATCCACTCCGCTACTGTTGCCCTCAAGATCAACAGTCTACAAGAGGAAAAAGGCAGAACTCAGTGACTCTGGACATCCAACCTCAGTGAAGGTTTACATCTGTGCTCTGTGTGGCCAACCAACTCAAGGCCACAAGAAATACAGAAAGAAAAGCTACTGTGAGAGCTCCAAAGCCTCCACGTCCACAAACCTTGCTGGGCAGACGTTTGACTGTTTTGAAGACTTTAAAAGGGCTGTGGACGTTCTCTTGGGCTCTCAGTCTCAGGCCTCCGAGTCTGTCTAA
- the LOC141381646 gene encoding uncharacterized protein isoform X2: protein MSGWYSMLTEVLACDACRKAAKESEEHTIGRFLSWDQCILNQLSPAHRAVFPAVLTLRRGVDKQVIRLMRDRTEGNTMVKVWRQVQESHCEDYLQRKDLYTTLLSQYNKPGKITRSLCQQFQRPTARREPPSARLMRKAFLISEADNIEDYRTQIMSTFGQVLKYDSTKKICKKLSGDGKGTAEWCTNVANEQGQILISVLTCEESLEKMRPMAEGLMERYRRADEAPPELMYVDRGCCRVHAVSSVEQLFSDWTDRGMLVWLDIFHWIHRFDAALRTDHHPKYALFKSALSAAVFAYNKDDMALLVQAIRAGHPTNYASLTDSQIIELRVSKYDLSHYVRRITVGAQETCARVQCAIDLLKGAAGMDENQVHLFKDSAAIDHVWENQQKHLECIQDPPGRNMYTITKYVTRNGVRLARYSTVRGSNSLEGFHSFLPDMIPGPHCAAVPFQVYLLAGIARWNSNRESASVQGRKGRKHMVYMSPLVHRLNQRCQELFGEVEEANYRPPVPAGDERIGLEYLFSQSSEPFSAPDHYAQTRETLQADEDEDEDVPAGVAEEEEELQEEDDDVGYSSDRERDSLTPLRNRLCLTDQAVAAEFDPCVEDVCGPNHLPGYQHVEDLCKVLVEIALEEGKFALNESTGQKVISAWNKLDLHDRSIQQFNSLYSARWGNALFGCTSGDPTEASLVQKLKFSKRYSAAHLVDSRKNRLMYCLVKQLWLHPGVGGKAKGSPLKQQITKLYQRVQQRVTVDDDQLSKLGIPILKRNSKCVSEFMRRQEALSATNVTDQGLSVLRRQQSVSSTSQPPAEELPEERPHTSRPAVQYPITTSLAGTRKLKQRLPQILPVPPSALAQPVPAPAHSMPAGLRHTHTPLTAPPAVSLPHASTPLLLPSRSTVYKRKKAELSDSGHPTSVKVYICALCGQPTQGHKKYRKKSYCESSKASTSTNLAGQTFDCFEDFKRAVDVLLGSQSQASESV from the exons ATGTCTGGCTGGTACTCCATGCTGACTGAGGTCCTGGCATGCGACGCCTGTAGAAAGGCTGCAAAGGAGTCGGAAGAGCATACTATTGGTCGTTTCCTGTCATGGGATCAGTGCATCCTTAATCAGCTCAGTCCAGCTCACAGAGCGGTGTTTCCTGCTGTCTTGACGCTACG GCGTGGCGTGGACAAGCAGGTGATCCGCCTGATGAGGGATCGCACTGAGGGAAACACCATGGTGAAAGTTTGGAGACAGGTGCAGGAGAGCCACTGCGAGGACTATCTGCAGAGAAAGGACTTGTACACCACTCTTCTCAGCCAGTACAACAAACCTGGGAAGATCACTC GGAGTTTGTGCCAGCAGTTCCAGCGACCAACAGCACGGAGAGAGCCGCCATCTGCCAGACTGATGAGAAAGGCGTTCCTTATCTCAGAGGCAGATAACATCGAGGACTACCGTACTCAGATTATGTCCACATTTGGGCAAGTCCTGAAGTACGACTCCACCAAGAAG ATCTGCAAGAAACTCTCCGGCGATGGAAAAGGCACTGCAGAGTGGTGTACCAATGTGGCCAACGAGCAGGGGCAGATCCTCATATCTGTTCTCACCTGTGAGGAGTCATTGGAGAAGATGAGGCCGATGGCTGAAGGCCTCATGGAGAGGTACAGGAGAGCTGACGAGGCACCGCCCGAGCTCATGTATGTGGATCGTGGCTGCTGTCGCGTCCACGCCGTGTCCTCGGTTGAGCAGCTCTTCAGTGACTGGACGGACAGAGGCATGCTGGTATGGCTGGACATCTTTCATTGGATCCATCGATTCGATGCAGCCCTACGGACAGATCATCATCCAAAGTATGCCCTGTTCAAGTCTGCCCTCTCTGCTGCCGTCTTTGCCTACAACAAAGACGACATGGCTCTTCTGGTACAGGCGATACGTGCCGGTCACCCAACCAACTATGCCTCCCTGACTGACAGCCAGATCATCGAGCTGCGTGTCAGTAAATATGACCTCAGCCATTACGTCAGGAGGATCACAGTTGGTGCACAGGAAACATGTGCGCGCGTGCAGTGCGCCATTGATCTCCTGAAGGGAGCCGCAGGGATGGATGAGAATCAGGTGCATCTGTTTAAGGACTCTGCAGCCATCGACCACGTCTGGGAGAACCAGCAGAAGCACCTTGAATGCATCCAGGATCCACCAGGGAGGAACATGTACACCATCACCAAGTATGTGACCCGTAACGGTGTTCGTCTTGCGCGGTACAGTACGGTGAGAGGAAGCAACAGTCTGGAGGGCTTTCATTCCTTTCTGCCTGACATGATACCGGGACCCCACTGTGCTGCCGTACCGTTTCAAGTCTATCTGTTGGCTGGCATCGCACGCTGGAACTCTAACAGGGAGTCAGCCAGCGTCCAAGGGCGGAAAGGGAGGAAACATATGGTGTACATGTCTCCTCTGGTCCATCGCCTAAACCAAAGGTGCCAGGAGCTATTTGGGGAGGTGGAGGAGGCAAACTACAGGCCTCCGGTTCCTGCTGGTGATGAGCGCATTGGTCTGGAGTACCTGTTTTCCCAGTCCTCAGAGCCCTTCAGTGCTCCTGATCATTATGCTCAGACTAGAGAGACACTTCAGGCAGATGAGGATGAGGACGAAGATGTTCCTGCTGGGGTggcagaggaagaggaagagctgCAGGAGGAAGATGATGATGTGGGCTACTCCTCAGACCGCGAGAGGGACAGCCTGACTCCTCTGAGGAACCGTCTGTGCCTCACCGATCAGGCAGTGGCTGCTGAATTTGACCCCTGTGTGGAGGACGTGTGCGGTCCCAATCATCTGCCTGGGTACCAGCATGTAGAGGATCTGTGTAAAGTCCTTGTTGAGATCGCCCTGGAGGAAGGAAAATTTGCCTTAAATGAGTCGACCGGGCAAAAGGTCATCAGCGCCTGGAACAAGCTTGACCTCCATGACCGCAGCATCCAACAATTCAACAGCCTCTACTCTGCACGCTGGGGCAATGCTCTGTTTGGCTGCACCAGTGGAGATCCGACTGAGGCGTCCCTGGTGCAGAAGCTCAAGTTCAGCAAGCGGTACTCAGCCGCACACTTGGTGGACTCCAGAAAGAACCGGCTGATGTACTGCCTGGTCAAACAGCTGTGGCTTCATCCTGGTGTTGGAGGAAAAGCTAAAGGGTCACCGCTGAAACAGCAGATCACTAAACTGTACCAGCGTGTGCAGCAGAGAGTGACGGTGGACGATGATCAGCTCAGCAAACTCGGGATTCCCATCCTGAAAAGAAATTCAAAGTGCGTGAGCGAGTTCATGAGGAGGCAGGAGGCACTGTCAGCCACAAACGTCACCGACCAGGGTCTGTCTGTCCTCCGTCGTCAACAGAGCGTCTCCAGCACCAGCCAGCCCCCCGCTGAGGAGCTTCCAGAGGAAAGACCCCATACCAGCCGGCCTGCAGTGCAGTATCCCATCACCACTTCTCTGGCCGGCACCCGAAAGTTGAAGCAAAGGCTCCCGCAAATCTTACCTGTCCCTCCCTCTGCTCTTGCTCAACCAGTTCCTGCGCCGGCCCATTCGATGCCCGCAGGACTccggcacacacacactccgctgACTGCACCTCCCGCTGTTTCCTTGCCGCATGCATCCACTCCGCTACTGTTGCCCTCAAGATCAACAGTCTACAAGAGGAAAAAGGCAGAACTCAGTGACTCTGGACATCCAACCTCAGTGAAGGTTTACATCTGTGCTCTGTGTGGCCAACCAACTCAAGGCCACAAGAAATACAGAAAGAAAAGCTACTGTGAGAGCTCCAAAGCCTCCACGTCCACAAACCTTGCTGGGCAGACGTTTGACTGTTTTGAAGACTTTAAAAGGGCTGTGGACGTTCTCTTGGGCTCTCAGTCTCAGGCCTCCGAGTCTGTCTAA